A region of Zeugodacus cucurbitae isolate PBARC_wt_2022May chromosome 5, idZeuCucr1.2, whole genome shotgun sequence DNA encodes the following proteins:
- the LOC105215362 gene encoding UDP-glycosyltransferase UGT5-like has protein sequence MHLFSVILMVIVVLCAANVKAYRFLGVLHTGLKSHYIVGSALMKELARRGHQVTVISPFPLKKPMENYVDIETPTIKAHMESMAPILLQTVELSVIENVLNFHELGLNITRTFLEETSVKALLASNQSFDAVINEVFMSESLFGLSEHYNAPLIGLGTFGAHPWNTDMVGSPSPPSYVASALLPFNDRMTLWQRVVNFAFGVFERLFLDLYYLPKQAAIYRQYFPHNKRDMYAVRRNSALVLLNQHVSLSFSRPYVHNQIEVGGMQINRKRSPLPADLERFINGSKHGVIYFSMGSNLRSKYLPLDKRQAILETFGGLQQRVLWKFEDPQLAGKPDNVYISDWFPQDDILAHPNVKFFITHGGLLSTTESIYHGKPFIGIPFFGDQFLNMKRAEAGGYGIKLEYTSLTKDTFKSVIERMLSDGSYMERVATVSAIYRDQPLKPLDLAVYWVEYVVRHKGAKHLHCSGQDLNVVQYHSLDVMLILFGGLTLVLWLIMCLMRAFWGWLQFALVRKNNKEKTH, from the exons ATGCATTTGTTTAGTGTCATTTTAATGGTCATAGTTGTGCTGTGTGCCGCCAATGTAAAGGCCTACCGCTTCTTGGGCGTTCTTCATACCGGTCTAAAGTCACACTATATCGTTGGCTCAGCGCTGATGAAGGAGCTGGCGCGCAGAGGTCACCAGGTTACGGTCATTTCGCCATTCCCACTGAAGAAGCCGATGGAGAATTATGTGGACATCGAAACACCGACAATTAAGGCACATATGGAGA GCATGGCGCCGATTCTTCTGCAAACTGTCGAGTTGAGTGTTATAGAAAATGTGCTAAATTTCCATGAACTGGGTCTCAACATTACGCGCACGTTTCTAGAAGAGACCTCCGTTAAAGCGCTACTTGCTAGCAATCAGAGCTTCGATGCCGTTATAAATGAAGTTTTTATGTCCGAATCGCTTTTTGGACTGAGCGAACACTACAATGCACCACTGATAGGTCTGGGTACTTTTGGAGCACATCCATGGAATACAGATATG GTCGGTTCACCGAGTCCACCTTCGTATGTGGCAAGCGCTCTGCTGCCATTTAATGATCGCATGACGTTATGGCAACGCGTCGTCAACTTCGCATTTGGTGTATTCGAACGTTTGTTCCTCGATCTTTATTATCTACCAAAACAGGCCGCTATATATCGGCAATACTTTCCGCACAACAAGCGGGATATGTATGCGGTGCGTCGCAATTCCGCATTGGTGCTGCTCAATCAGCACGTCTCGCTCAGCTTCTCACGCCCTTATGTGCATAATCAGATAGAAGTTGGTGGCATGCAGATCAATCGCAAGCGCTCACCACTACCTGCTGATCTTGAACGCTTTATAAATGGTTCGAAACATGGCGTAATCTACTTCTCGATGGGTTCCAATTTGCGTAGCAAATATTTGCCATTGGACAAACGTCAGGCAATACTTGAGACATTCGGCGGCTTGCAGCAACGTGTGCTATGGAAGTTCGAAGATCCACAACTCGCTGGCAAACCGGATAATGTGTATATTAGCGATTGGTTTCCACAAGACGACATTTTGGCGCATCCGAATGTGAAATTTTTCATCACACACGGGGGTCTACTTAGCACCACTGAGTCCATTTATCATGGCAAACCTTTTATTGGCATACCGTTCTTCGGCGATCAATTTCTCAATATGAAACGCGCCGAGGCTGGCGGTTATGGCATAAAACTGGAGTACACCAGTTTGACGAAGGACACTTTTAAGTCGGTCATTGAGCGTATGCTGAGTGACGGGAGCTATATGGAGCGTGTGGCCACTGTGTCGGCAATTTATCGCGATCAGCCGTTGAAGCCTCTAGATCTGGCTGTCTACTGGGTGGAATATGTGGTGCGACACAAGGGCGCAAAACATTTACATTGCTCCGGGCAGGATTTGAATGTCGTACAATATCATAGTCTTGATGTCATGCTGATCTTATTCGGTGGTCTTACTTTGGTGCTTTGGTTGATCATGTGCCTGATGCGTGCTTTCTGGGGTTGGTTACAATTTGCACTTGTTCGCAAGAATAATAAGGAGAAGACACATTGA